From Verrucomicrobiia bacterium, a single genomic window includes:
- a CDS encoding HDOD domain-containing protein has translation MSQVATVNRLAPLNRQQINARLHSCPRLPSLSTVNSALRELLAADQSYTQQISEVIRRDPSLTARLLRLVNSVYFGLNVPVNSIEEAVFYLGLRQIRQLAMVTPVIEDFQKMAGNAEFPWREFWRHCIGTAIMAREVLSAVRMPNDEADYVAGLVHDVGKIVMASVFPQHFAEIHRRAAESKAPLQAIEIEVLGMDHAELGGLYLEQHRLPQVMIESARFHHSPERASQHIQIVAAVHVADLLLRHAQIGVSGNYQSVAAEAWFESPAWHLLFPNQTDSAKAIARAGLNRSLERLPMILEGLV, from the coding sequence ATGAGTCAAGTGGCCACAGTGAACCGGTTGGCGCCGTTGAACCGGCAGCAGATCAATGCGCGGCTGCATTCGTGTCCGCGGCTGCCGTCGTTGAGCACGGTGAACAGCGCGCTGCGGGAGCTTTTGGCGGCGGATCAAAGCTACACGCAGCAAATCAGCGAGGTGATCCGGCGGGATCCCAGCCTGACCGCCCGGTTGTTGCGGCTGGTCAACTCGGTCTATTTTGGGTTGAACGTGCCGGTGAACAGCATTGAGGAGGCGGTGTTTTACCTGGGGCTGCGGCAGATTCGCCAGTTGGCGATGGTCACGCCGGTGATTGAAGATTTCCAGAAGATGGCGGGGAACGCCGAGTTTCCGTGGCGGGAATTTTGGCGGCATTGTATTGGCACGGCCATCATGGCGCGCGAGGTGCTTTCGGCGGTGCGGATGCCCAATGACGAGGCGGATTATGTGGCGGGGCTGGTGCACGATGTGGGCAAGATTGTGATGGCCTCGGTGTTTCCGCAGCATTTTGCGGAGATTCATCGCCGGGCGGCGGAGAGCAAGGCGCCGTTGCAGGCGATTGAGATTGAGGTGTTGGGGATGGATCATGCGGAGCTGGGGGGATTGTACCTGGAGCAGCACCGGCTGCCGCAGGTGATGATTGAGTCGGCCCGGTTCCATCATTCGCCGGAGCGGGCGAGCCAGCATATTCAGATTGTGGCGGCGGTGCATGTGGCGGATTTGTTGTTGCGCCATGCCCAGATCGGGGTGAGCGGGAATTATCAAAGTGTGGCGGCGGAGGCGTGGTTTGAATCGCCGGCGTGGCATCTGCTGTTCCCGAATCAAACTGACAGCGCCAAGGCGATTGCCCGGGCGGGGCTGAATCGCAGTTTGGAGCGGTTGCCGATGATTTTGGAAGGGTTGGTGTAG